Proteins from a genomic interval of Bradyrhizobium sp. CCGB01:
- the aroA gene encoding 3-phosphoshikimate 1-carboxyvinyltransferase, with protein MTDSDKPTPLKSRASGPLTGKVRVPGDKSISHRALILGALAVGETRISGLLEGEDVLNTAKSMQALGARVERTGDFAWKVNGVGVAGFAEPKAPLDFGNSGTGCRLVMGAVAGCPISAVFDGDASLRSRPMRRILDPLEKMGAKVVSGGEGGRLPLTVQGARDPLPITYKTPVASAQIKSAVLLAGLAAPGITTVIEAEASRDHTELMLKHFGAEITSTQEGQHGRRITLVGQPELHGATVIVPADPSSAAFPIVAALIVEGSDVVLSDVMTNPLRTGLFTTLREMGASIEESEVRGDAGEPMAQLRVRASKLRGVEVPPERAPSMIDEYLVLAVAASFAEGTTIMRGLQELRVKESDRLEATAEMLRVNGVKVDVSGDDLIVEGRGHVPGGGVVATHMDHRIAMSALVMGCASDQPVTVDDTAFIATSFPDFIPMMRSLGAEFS; from the coding sequence TTGACCGATTCCGACAAGCCGACGCCGCTCAAGTCGCGCGCAAGCGGTCCCCTGACCGGAAAAGTACGGGTGCCCGGGGACAAGTCGATTTCCCACCGCGCGCTCATCCTGGGCGCGCTCGCGGTCGGCGAGACCCGGATTTCGGGCTTGCTCGAGGGCGAGGACGTCCTCAACACCGCCAAATCGATGCAGGCGCTGGGCGCCAGGGTCGAGCGCACCGGCGATTTCGCCTGGAAGGTGAACGGCGTGGGCGTCGCCGGCTTTGCCGAGCCCAAGGCGCCGCTTGATTTCGGCAACTCCGGCACCGGCTGCCGGCTCGTCATGGGCGCCGTCGCCGGCTGCCCGATCTCGGCGGTGTTCGACGGCGATGCCTCGCTGCGCAGCCGCCCGATGCGCCGGATCCTCGATCCGCTCGAGAAGATGGGCGCCAAAGTGGTGTCCGGCGGCGAGGGCGGCCGTCTGCCGCTGACCGTCCAGGGCGCGCGCGATCCGCTGCCGATCACCTACAAGACCCCGGTCGCCTCGGCGCAGATCAAATCGGCCGTGCTACTGGCGGGCCTGGCCGCGCCCGGCATCACGACCGTGATCGAGGCCGAGGCCAGCCGCGACCATACCGAGTTGATGCTGAAGCATTTCGGCGCCGAGATCACCTCGACGCAGGAGGGTCAGCACGGCCGCCGCATCACGCTGGTGGGCCAGCCTGAGCTGCACGGTGCCACTGTCATTGTGCCCGCCGACCCCTCGTCTGCAGCGTTCCCGATCGTTGCGGCGTTGATCGTCGAAGGCTCGGATGTCGTTCTGTCCGACGTCATGACCAATCCGCTGCGCACCGGCCTGTTCACCACGCTGCGCGAAATGGGCGCCTCGATCGAGGAAAGCGAAGTCCGCGGCGACGCCGGCGAGCCGATGGCGCAGCTGCGCGTGCGCGCCTCGAAGCTGCGCGGCGTCGAGGTGCCGCCGGAGCGCGCGCCCTCGATGATCGACGAATATCTGGTGCTGGCCGTGGCGGCCTCCTTCGCCGAAGGCACGACCATCATGCGCGGCCTGCAGGAGCTGCGCGTCAAGGAATCCGACCGCCTGGAAGCCACCGCCGAGATGCTTCGCGTCAACGGCGTGAAGGTCGATGTCTCCGGCGACGATCTGATCGTCGAGGGGCGTGGTCACGTCCCCGGCGGCGGCGTTGTCGCCACGCACATGGACCATCGTATCGCGATGTCCGCGCTGGTGATGGGCTGCGCCTCCGATCAGCCCGTGACCGTCGACGACACCGCCTTCATCGCCACCAGCTTCCCGGACTTCATTCCGATGATGCGTTCGCTGGGGGCCGAGTTTTCATGA
- the cmk gene encoding (d)CMP kinase, whose product MIIAIDGPAASGKGTLGKRLAHHYGYRHLDTGVIYRAVAYALMQSGHDLRDEAAAVAAALELDPEKFGNPALKTQQAGEGASIVSAIPGVREALVNFQRQFAADPPGAVLDGRDIGTVICPHADVKIFVVADPRVRARRRTMEARARGEDADEAAVLADIIQRDERDKNRAIAPLKPASDAYLLDNSQLDIEGGVRAAIDIIEAVRAGRSRG is encoded by the coding sequence ATGATCATCGCCATCGACGGGCCCGCGGCCTCGGGCAAAGGGACGCTCGGCAAGCGCCTTGCCCATCACTACGGCTATCGTCATCTCGATACCGGCGTGATCTATCGCGCGGTGGCCTACGCCCTGATGCAGTCCGGCCACGATCTGCGCGACGAGGCGGCCGCGGTCGCGGCGGCGCTGGAACTCGATCCCGAAAAGTTCGGCAATCCCGCCCTGAAGACGCAGCAGGCCGGCGAGGGCGCCTCCATCGTCTCGGCGATCCCCGGGGTCCGCGAGGCCCTGGTCAATTTCCAGCGGCAATTCGCCGCCGATCCGCCGGGGGCTGTCCTGGACGGCCGAGACATTGGAACCGTGATCTGCCCGCATGCCGACGTGAAGATTTTCGTGGTCGCAGACCCCAGGGTCCGCGCGCGCCGCCGGACCATGGAGGCGCGGGCGAGGGGCGAGGACGCGGACGAGGCGGCCGTGCTCGCCGACATCATCCAGCGCGACGAACGCGACAAGAACCGGGCGATTGCGCCCTTGAAACCGGCCTCTGATGCTTACTTGCTAGATAACTCCCAACTGGATATAGAAGGCGGCGTCCGGGCCGCCATCGACATTATCGAGGCCGTCCGAGCGGGCCGGTCGCGGGGTTAA
- the rpsA gene encoding 30S ribosomal protein S1, with amino-acid sequence MASTSADTYSPSRDDFAAMLDESFAGGNLQESSVVKGKVVAIEKDMAVIDVGLKTEGRVALREFSGPGRDSEIKVGDEVEVFLDRIENALGEAVLSRDKARREESWGKLEKAFQNNEKVNGVIFNQVKGGFTVDLDGAVAFLPRSQVDIRPIRDVAPLMNNSQPFQILKMDRRRGNIVVSRRTVLEETRAEQRQELVQNLEEGQVIDGVVKNITDYGAFVDLGGIDGLLHVTDIAWRRVNHPTEVLSIGQTVKVKIIKINHETHRISLGMKQLLDDPWQGIEAKYPLGARFTGRVTNITDYGAFVELEPGIEGLIHVSEMSWTKKNMHPGKIVSTSQEVEVQVLEVDSVKRRISLGLKQTMRNPWEVFVEGHPTGSVVEGEVKNKTEFGLFLGLEGDVDGMVHLSDLDWKLPGEQVIDNYKKGDMVKAVVLDVDVEKERISLGIKQLEGDPFAEPGDVKKGAVVTCEVLEVKESGIEVKITGTDFSTFIKRSELARDRNDQRAERFAVGEKVDARVIQFDKKARKVQVSIKALEVAEEKEAIAQYGSSDSGATLGDILGTALKNRGDNK; translated from the coding sequence ATGGCTTCGACTTCTGCTGATACCTACAGCCCGTCGCGTGACGATTTCGCCGCGATGCTCGACGAGTCCTTCGCAGGTGGCAACCTGCAGGAGAGCTCCGTCGTCAAGGGCAAGGTGGTTGCAATTGAAAAAGACATGGCCGTCATCGATGTCGGCCTGAAGACCGAGGGCCGCGTCGCCCTGCGCGAATTTTCCGGCCCCGGCCGTGACAGCGAGATCAAGGTCGGCGACGAGGTGGAAGTGTTCCTCGATCGCATCGAGAACGCCCTCGGCGAAGCCGTGCTGTCGCGCGACAAGGCGCGCCGCGAAGAGAGCTGGGGCAAGCTCGAGAAGGCGTTCCAGAACAACGAGAAGGTCAACGGCGTCATCTTCAACCAGGTCAAGGGCGGCTTCACCGTCGACCTCGACGGTGCCGTGGCCTTCCTGCCGCGCTCGCAGGTCGACATCCGTCCGATCCGCGACGTTGCGCCGCTGATGAACAACTCGCAGCCGTTCCAGATCCTCAAGATGGACCGCCGCCGCGGCAACATCGTCGTGTCCCGCCGCACGGTTCTCGAAGAGACCCGCGCCGAGCAGCGTCAGGAGCTGGTGCAGAACCTCGAAGAGGGTCAGGTCATCGACGGCGTGGTCAAGAACATCACCGATTACGGTGCGTTCGTTGATCTCGGCGGCATCGACGGCCTGCTGCACGTCACCGACATCGCGTGGCGCCGCGTCAACCACCCGACCGAGGTGCTCTCGATCGGCCAGACCGTGAAGGTCAAGATCATCAAGATCAACCACGAGACGCACCGCATCTCGCTGGGCATGAAGCAGCTGCTGGACGATCCGTGGCAGGGCATCGAAGCCAAGTACCCGCTGGGTGCCCGCTTCACCGGCCGCGTCACCAACATCACCGACTACGGTGCGTTCGTCGAGCTCGAGCCGGGCATCGAAGGCCTGATCCACGTCTCCGAGATGTCGTGGACCAAGAAGAACATGCACCCCGGCAAGATCGTTTCGACCTCGCAGGAAGTCGAAGTGCAGGTGCTGGAAGTCGATTCCGTCAAGCGCCGTATCTCGCTCGGTCTCAAGCAGACCATGCGCAACCCCTGGGAGGTCTTCGTCGAAGGTCACCCGACCGGTTCGGTGGTCGAGGGCGAAGTCAAGAACAAGACCGAGTTCGGTCTGTTCCTGGGCCTCGAGGGCGACGTCGACGGCATGGTCCATCTCTCCGACCTCGACTGGAAGCTTCCGGGCGAGCAGGTGATCGACAACTACAAGAAGGGCGACATGGTGAAGGCCGTGGTGCTCGATGTGGACGTCGAGAAGGAGCGCATCTCGCTCGGCATCAAGCAGCTCGAAGGCGACCCCTTCGCCGAGCCGGGCGATGTCAAGAAGGGCGCGGTCGTGACCTGCGAAGTGCTCGAAGTGAAGGAAAGCGGCATCGAGGTGAAGATCACCGGTACCGACTTCTCGACCTTCATCAAGCGCTCGGAGCTCGCGCGTGACCGCAACGACCAGCGCGCCGAACGCTTCGCGGTCGGCGAGAAGGTCGATGCCCGCGTGATCCAGTTCGACAAGAAGGCCCGCAAGGTCCAGGTGTCGATCAAGGCGCTCGAAGTCGCCGAAGAGAAGGAAGCCATCGCGCAGTACGGCTCCTCCGATTCGGGAGCGACGCTCGGCGACATCCTCGGCACCGCGCTCAAGAACCGCGGCGACAACAAGTAA
- the sppA gene encoding signal peptide peptidase SppA yields MSLDSDIIVDRRRIRRKLTFWRVMAALIAIAAIAGFALVATPGARGTFASAGSIARVQIEGLIRSDSDRTQALERLENSQAAAVIIHINSPGGTTAGSEQLYDSLVRLKAKKPLVVVVEGLAASGGYITAIASDHIIAQQSSLVGSIGVLFQYPNVTELLKTIGVKVEEVKSSPLKAAPNGFEPTSPEARAALDALVKDSYAWFRGLVKERRGMDDTQLEKVADGRVFTGRQAIDLKLIDQIGDEKTAVTWLVEQKGVKKGLTVRDYKLQPRFGDLPFLKTAAAVTLEALGLGSIAHQIGQTGVAQAVDRFGMDGMLALWQPAASN; encoded by the coding sequence ATGTCGCTCGATTCGGACATCATCGTCGATCGCCGCAGGATTCGCCGCAAGCTGACGTTCTGGCGCGTGATGGCCGCGCTGATCGCGATCGCGGCGATCGCGGGCTTCGCGCTGGTCGCGACGCCCGGTGCGCGCGGCACGTTCGCATCCGCCGGCTCGATCGCGCGGGTCCAGATCGAGGGGCTGATCCGCAGCGACTCCGATCGTACCCAGGCGCTGGAGCGGCTGGAGAATTCGCAGGCCGCCGCCGTCATCATTCACATCAACTCGCCGGGTGGCACCACCGCCGGCTCCGAGCAGCTCTACGACTCGCTCGTCCGGCTGAAGGCGAAGAAGCCGCTCGTCGTCGTGGTCGAGGGCCTCGCCGCCTCCGGCGGCTACATCACGGCGATCGCCAGCGACCACATCATCGCCCAGCAGAGCTCGCTGGTCGGCTCGATCGGCGTGCTGTTCCAGTATCCCAACGTCACCGAGCTGCTGAAGACCATCGGCGTCAAGGTCGAGGAGGTCAAATCCTCGCCGCTGAAGGCCGCACCGAATGGTTTTGAGCCGACCAGTCCTGAGGCGCGCGCCGCGCTCGATGCGCTGGTCAAGGATTCCTATGCCTGGTTCAGGGGATTGGTGAAGGAACGGCGTGGCATGGATGACACGCAGCTGGAAAAAGTCGCCGATGGCCGCGTCTTCACCGGACGTCAGGCGATCGATCTCAAGCTGATCGATCAGATCGGCGACGAGAAGACCGCAGTGACCTGGCTGGTCGAACAGAAGGGCGTCAAGAAGGGGCTCACCGTCCGCGATTACAAGCTCCAGCCTCGCTTCGGCGACCTGCCGTTCCTCAAGACGGCGGCCGCCGTGACGCTGGAAGCGCTTGGTTTAGGCTCGATTGCGCATCAGATCGGGCAAACCGGCGTCGCACAGGCCGTCGATCGGTTCGGCATGGATGGAATGCTGGCCCTGTGGCAGCCGGCTGCGTCAAACTGA
- a CDS encoding integration host factor subunit beta, producing MIKSELVQRIAEHNPHLYQRDVENIVNAILEEIVAALARGDRVELRGFGAFSVKHRPARAGRNPRTGAHVPVDQKSVPFFKTGKEMRERLNRDHPDPGAPD from the coding sequence ATGATCAAATCCGAACTTGTTCAGCGTATCGCCGAGCACAACCCGCATCTGTACCAGCGGGATGTCGAGAACATTGTGAATGCGATTCTCGAAGAGATCGTAGCGGCTCTCGCGCGCGGTGATCGCGTCGAGTTGCGCGGCTTCGGTGCCTTCTCGGTCAAGCATCGCCCTGCACGCGCAGGGCGCAATCCGCGCACCGGCGCCCATGTGCCGGTCGATCAGAAGAGCGTTCCGTTCTTCAAGACCGGCAAGGAAATGCGCGAACGGCTGAATCGCGACCATCCGGATCCCGGCGCGCCGGACTGA
- a CDS encoding lipopolysaccharide assembly protein LapA domain-containing protein produces the protein MRKFLTALIVIPLGLILVTFAVANRHFVTVSFDPFMTNDPSLSVTLPLFLLLILVAALGVLAGGCAVWFGQRRWRRAARRNDADARAARTELADLRAQAAAAKPASQRLPVPSGVGLYGPIGRDKQRATL, from the coding sequence ATGCGAAAGTTCCTGACCGCGCTGATCGTGATTCCGCTGGGCCTGATCCTGGTGACCTTCGCCGTCGCCAACCGGCATTTCGTCACGGTCTCCTTCGATCCCTTCATGACGAACGATCCGTCACTGTCGGTGACGTTGCCGCTGTTCCTGCTCCTCATCCTGGTGGCCGCCCTCGGGGTCCTGGCCGGCGGTTGCGCGGTCTGGTTCGGCCAGCGGCGGTGGCGGCGGGCGGCGCGCCGGAATGATGCGGACGCGCGGGCGGCCCGGACCGAACTGGCCGACCTGCGGGCCCAGGCGGCCGCAGCAAAGCCCGCCTCCCAGCGCCTCCCCGTCCCCTCCGGGGTGGGCCTTTACGGGCCTATCGGGCGAGACAAGCAGCGCGCGACGTTGTAG
- a CDS encoding phosphoribosylanthranilate isomerase: MSLLVKICGLSTRETLETALDAGADMVGFVFFPPSPRHVSLEVGRELGRQVKRRALKVALTVDADDATLDNIMDALSPDILQLHGKESVARLRDIKQKFGRPVMKAVPVATAADLAVLPGYAEVADRILFDARAPKDATRPGGLGAAFDWHLLENLELKLPYMVSGGLDARNVAEALRVTRAGGVDVSSGVERASGVKDPEMIKAFIRAARATQDANQELSVR; this comes from the coding sequence ATGTCCCTGCTCGTCAAAATCTGCGGCCTGTCCACGCGCGAGACGCTCGAAACAGCGCTCGACGCCGGCGCCGACATGGTGGGGTTCGTGTTCTTTCCGCCGTCGCCCCGGCATGTCTCGCTGGAAGTCGGCCGCGAGCTCGGCCGGCAGGTGAAACGGCGCGCGCTCAAGGTCGCGCTCACGGTCGATGCCGATGACGCGACGCTCGACAACATCATGGACGCGCTGTCGCCGGACATTCTCCAGCTCCATGGCAAGGAGAGCGTGGCGCGGCTGCGCGACATCAAGCAGAAGTTCGGCCGCCCGGTGATGAAAGCGGTGCCGGTCGCAACCGCGGCCGATCTCGCCGTGTTGCCCGGCTACGCAGAGGTTGCCGATCGCATCCTGTTCGATGCGCGCGCACCGAAAGACGCGACCCGGCCCGGCGGCCTCGGTGCGGCCTTCGATTGGCATCTGCTCGAAAACCTGGAACTGAAGCTGCCATATATGGTCTCGGGTGGACTCGATGCCCGGAACGTCGCCGAGGCTCTTCGCGTCACGCGCGCCGGTGGCGTCGATGTCTCCTCCGGTGTCGAGCGCGCCTCCGGCGTCAAGGATCCCGAGATGATCAAGGCCTTCATTCGCGCCGCGCGCGCCACCCAGGATGCAAATCAAGAGTTGAGCGTTCGATGA
- the trpB gene encoding tryptophan synthase subunit beta, producing MNIAKPNSYRSGPDERGHFGNFGGRFVAETLMPLILDLEKAYAAAKADPAFHAEMKGYLRDYVGRPSPLYFAERLTEHLGGAKIYLKREELNHTGAHKVNNVLGQIMVARRMGKKRIIAETGAGQHGVATATLCARFGLECIVYMGAVDVARQAPNVFRMEMLGAKVVPVQSGTRTLKDAMNEALRDWVTNVHNTFYCIGTVAGPHPYPMMVRDFQCIIGEETRTQMQEAEGRLPDSLVACIGGGSNAIGLFHPFLDDPSVEIFGVEAAGHGLTQLHAASIAGGRPGVLHGNRTYLLMDADGQIQDAHSISAGLDYPGIGPEHSWLHEIGRVNYLSATDDEALDAFMLLSRLEGIPPALESAHAIAKVMELAPKRPRDHLMVVNLSGRGDKDIPQISEILKGRKQ from the coding sequence ATGAACATCGCCAAACCAAATTCCTATCGTAGCGGTCCCGACGAGCGCGGCCATTTCGGCAATTTCGGCGGGCGCTTCGTCGCCGAAACCCTGATGCCGCTGATCCTCGATCTGGAGAAGGCCTACGCCGCGGCCAAGGCCGATCCCGCATTCCATGCGGAGATGAAGGGCTACCTGAGGGACTATGTCGGCCGCCCGTCTCCGCTCTATTTCGCGGAGCGTCTCACCGAGCATCTCGGTGGTGCCAAGATCTATCTCAAGCGGGAAGAGCTGAATCACACCGGTGCGCACAAGGTGAACAATGTGCTCGGCCAGATCATGGTCGCGCGGCGCATGGGCAAGAAGCGCATCATTGCCGAGACCGGCGCCGGCCAGCATGGCGTCGCCACCGCGACGCTGTGCGCGCGGTTCGGCCTGGAATGCATCGTCTATATGGGCGCGGTCGACGTCGCGCGGCAAGCGCCGAACGTATTCCGCATGGAGATGCTGGGCGCCAAGGTGGTTCCGGTGCAGTCGGGCACGCGCACGCTGAAAGACGCCATGAACGAGGCGCTGCGTGACTGGGTCACCAACGTGCACAACACCTTCTATTGCATCGGCACGGTCGCAGGGCCGCATCCCTATCCGATGATGGTGCGCGACTTCCAGTGCATCATCGGCGAGGAGACCAGGACGCAGATGCAGGAGGCCGAAGGCCGCCTGCCGGATTCGCTGGTCGCCTGCATCGGCGGCGGCTCCAACGCGATCGGGCTGTTTCATCCCTTCCTGGACGATCCCTCGGTCGAAATCTTCGGCGTCGAAGCGGCGGGTCACGGGCTGACGCAGCTGCATGCAGCCTCGATTGCCGGCGGCCGCCCAGGCGTGCTCCACGGCAACCGCACCTATCTGCTGATGGATGCCGATGGCCAGATCCAGGACGCGCATTCGATCTCGGCCGGTCTCGACTATCCCGGCATCGGCCCCGAGCATTCCTGGCTGCACGAGATCGGCCGCGTGAACTATCTCTCTGCGACCGACGACGAGGCGCTTGATGCCTTCATGCTGCTGTCGCGCCTCGAGGGCATCCCGCCGGCGCTGGAATCCGCGCATGCCATCGCCAAGGTCATGGAGCTCGCGCCGAAGCGGCCTAGAGATCATCTGATGGTGGTCAACCTCTCCGGCCGCGGCGACAAGGACATTCCGCAGATCTCGGAAATTCTGAAGGGCAGGAAGCAGTGA
- the trpA gene encoding tryptophan synthase subunit alpha, whose protein sequence is MTTRIDTRFAELKKQGRAAFVTYVMAGDPDLATSLEIVKALPKSGSDVIELGIPFTDPMADGPSIQAAGLRALKAGMTLKKTLDLVRDFRKDDNATPLVLMGYYNPIYIYGVDKFLADAKTAGVDGLIIVDLPPEEDDELCIPALKAGLNFIRLATPTTDDKRLPAVLANTSGFVYYVSIAGITGAAAADANAVGAAVARIKRHTKLPICVGFGIRTPEAARAIAETADGSVVGTALVDALKNSLDAEGRATAKTVNAIAELTAALAQGVKGAQQAAE, encoded by the coding sequence GTGACCACCCGTATCGACACGCGTTTTGCCGAACTGAAGAAACAGGGCCGCGCGGCCTTCGTCACCTATGTGATGGCCGGCGATCCCGATCTCGCGACGTCGCTCGAGATCGTCAAGGCGCTGCCCAAGTCAGGCTCCGACGTCATCGAGCTCGGCATTCCCTTCACCGATCCGATGGCGGATGGTCCCTCGATCCAGGCTGCAGGTCTGCGCGCGCTCAAGGCCGGCATGACCCTGAAGAAGACGCTGGACCTCGTGCGCGACTTCCGCAAGGACGACAACGCCACGCCGCTGGTGCTGATGGGCTATTACAATCCGATCTACATTTACGGCGTCGACAAGTTCCTGGCTGATGCCAAGACGGCCGGCGTTGACGGCCTGATCATCGTCGATCTGCCGCCGGAGGAAGACGACGAGCTCTGCATTCCCGCGCTGAAGGCGGGCCTGAACTTCATTCGCTTGGCGACCCCGACCACCGACGACAAGCGCCTGCCCGCGGTGCTCGCGAACACGTCGGGCTTTGTCTATTACGTCTCCATCGCCGGTATCACCGGTGCAGCGGCGGCGGATGCGAACGCCGTCGGCGCCGCCGTCGCGCGCATCAAGCGGCATACCAAGCTGCCGATCTGCGTCGGTTTCGGCATCCGCACGCCGGAGGCGGCGCGCGCCATCGCCGAGACGGCCGATGGTTCGGTGGTCGGCACCGCGCTGGTCGATGCGCTCAAGAACAGCCTCGATGCCGAAGGGCGGGCGACCGCCAAAACCGTTAACGCCATCGCCGAACTGACGGCGGCCCTGGCCCAGGGCGTCAAGGGCGCGCAACAGGCGGCGGAATAG
- the accD gene encoding acetyl-CoA carboxylase, carboxyltransferase subunit beta, protein MNWLTNVVRPKIRNMLRRETPENLWIKCPDSGQLVFYKDVEANQFVIPGSNYHMRMGAVARLKSIFDNETWYDVALPDVTPDPLKFRDEKKYVDRIKDARARTNLNDAIKVGYGKLEGAAVVVAVQDFDFMGGSLGMAAGEAIVRGLELAVEKKSPFIVFAASGGARMQEGILSLMQMPRTTVAVQMLREAKQPYIVVLTNPTTGGVTASYAMLGDVQIAEPGALIGFAGARVIEQTIREKLPEGFQRAEYLKEHGMVDMVVHRHELRPTLARLCRLLTKAPAQESASKSVQPVVSPAQIVSAAETAPAAPHA, encoded by the coding sequence ATGAACTGGCTTACCAATGTGGTCCGGCCGAAGATCCGCAACATGCTGCGGCGGGAGACGCCGGAGAATCTGTGGATCAAATGCCCGGATTCCGGGCAGCTCGTGTTCTACAAGGACGTCGAAGCCAACCAGTTCGTCATCCCCGGCTCGAACTACCACATGCGCATGGGCGCGGTGGCGCGGCTGAAGTCGATCTTCGACAACGAGACCTGGTACGACGTCGCGCTGCCGGACGTCACGCCCGATCCGCTCAAGTTCCGCGACGAGAAGAAATACGTCGACCGCATCAAGGATGCGCGGGCGCGCACCAATCTGAACGACGCGATCAAGGTCGGCTACGGCAAGCTCGAGGGCGCAGCCGTCGTCGTTGCCGTGCAGGATTTCGATTTCATGGGCGGCTCGCTCGGCATGGCCGCGGGCGAGGCCATCGTCCGCGGGCTCGAGCTCGCGGTCGAGAAGAAGTCGCCGTTCATCGTGTTCGCCGCCTCGGGCGGCGCGCGCATGCAGGAAGGCATTTTGTCGCTGATGCAGATGCCGCGCACCACCGTCGCGGTGCAGATGCTGCGTGAAGCGAAGCAGCCCTACATCGTCGTGCTGACCAACCCGACCACCGGCGGCGTCACCGCATCCTACGCGATGCTGGGCGACGTGCAGATCGCCGAACCCGGCGCGCTGATCGGCTTTGCCGGCGCGCGCGTCATCGAGCAGACCATCCGCGAGAAGCTGCCGGAAGGCTTCCAGCGTGCCGAATATCTGAAAGAGCACGGCATGGTCGATATGGTCGTGCATCGCCACGAGCTACGCCCGACGCTGGCGCGGCTCTGCCGCCTGCTGACCAAGGCGCCGGCGCAGGAAAGCGCATCGAAATCGGTGCAGCCCGTCGTCAGCCCGGCGCAGATCGTATCGGCGGCTGAGACGGCGCCGGCTGCGCCCCACGCGTGA
- a CDS encoding glutamate ligase domain-containing protein, giving the protein MNASPDSAKPPLGELIGRLSALHQKRIDLGLERMHRLLERLGHPERKLPPVIHIAGTNGKGSTLAYLRATLEAAGLRVHAYTSPYLVRINECFRLGRVGGGVLVDDDELRAALEEVERVNAGEAATVFELKTAAAFHLFAQNPADVVLLEVGLGGRLDSTNVIDAPAACVITPVSMDHMDFLGDTLTSIAGEKAAIIKRGVPVICAEQSPEAMAVIEAQAKRMRAPLFAANESWHVNVEHGRLVYSDERGLMDLTAPRLFGRHQFDNAGLAIATLRAIPTFKINQAAFEAGIVGAEWPARMQRITSGELLALGPQGSEIWLDGGHNAEGGRVAAAALGDLEERVSRPLVVIAGMMANKDAGGFLANFAGLTRHIIAVPIPDTEAAMPVDRLADAARSLGMRVETAPGIEAALRALAKLAYEVPPRILITGSLYLAGHVLGLNGTPPA; this is encoded by the coding sequence GTGAACGCGTCCCCTGACAGCGCAAAGCCGCCGCTCGGTGAACTGATCGGGCGGCTGTCGGCCCTGCACCAGAAGCGCATCGATCTCGGGCTGGAGCGGATGCACCGCCTGCTCGAGCGGCTCGGCCACCCCGAACGCAAGCTGCCGCCGGTGATCCACATCGCCGGCACCAATGGCAAGGGCTCGACGCTCGCCTATCTGCGCGCGACGCTTGAAGCTGCCGGCCTGCGCGTCCACGCCTACACCTCACCTTATCTGGTCCGCATCAACGAATGTTTCCGGCTCGGCCGCGTCGGCGGTGGCGTGCTGGTCGATGACGACGAATTGCGCGCGGCACTGGAAGAGGTCGAGCGCGTCAATGCCGGCGAAGCCGCGACCGTGTTCGAGCTGAAGACCGCCGCCGCCTTCCATCTGTTCGCGCAGAATCCGGCAGATGTCGTGCTGCTCGAAGTCGGCCTCGGCGGCCGGCTGGATTCGACCAACGTGATCGACGCGCCGGCGGCCTGCGTGATCACGCCTGTCAGCATGGACCATATGGACTTCCTCGGCGATACGCTGACGTCGATCGCCGGCGAGAAGGCCGCGATCATCAAGCGCGGCGTGCCCGTGATCTGCGCCGAGCAGTCACCGGAGGCCATGGCGGTGATCGAGGCGCAGGCCAAGCGCATGCGCGCGCCGCTGTTTGCCGCGAACGAGAGCTGGCACGTCAATGTCGAGCACGGGCGCCTGGTCTATTCCGACGAGCGCGGCCTGATGGACCTGACGGCGCCGCGCCTGTTCGGTCGCCACCAGTTCGACAATGCGGGTCTCGCGATCGCGACGCTGCGGGCGATCCCGACCTTCAAGATCAACCAGGCGGCGTTCGAGGCCGGCATCGTCGGTGCCGAATGGCCGGCGCGCATGCAGCGCATTACCTCGGGCGAATTGCTCGCTCTCGGACCGCAAGGCTCGGAGATATGGCTCGATGGCGGGCACAATGCCGAAGGCGGGCGCGTTGCGGCGGCCGCGCTCGGCGATCTCGAAGAGCGGGTGTCGCGGCCGCTGGTGGTGATCGCGGGCATGATGGCCAACAAGGACGCAGGTGGTTTCCTCGCCAATTTCGCTGGCCTCACCCGTCACATCATCGCGGTGCCGATCCCCGACACCGAGGCCGCGATGCCGGTCGATCGCCTCGCGGATGCCGCGCGCAGCCTCGGCATGCGCGTCGAGACCGCCCCCGGCATCGAAGCCGCGCTGCGCGCCTTGGCGAAGCTCGCCTATGAGGTGCCGC